A window of Mytilus edulis chromosome 10, xbMytEdul2.2, whole genome shotgun sequence contains these coding sequences:
- the LOC139491471 gene encoding ganglioside GM2 activator-like has protein sequence MEKVCCLLLLAITGCLSANLKYTDCNSNQALLHVDSVSLNPYPPQIPGDLRASGHLVLGRNISGHIELQVSIHKHAIFWIPVPCVSGFGSCTYDFCSMLNTAFNVNGQISCPPQMAKQNLPCTCPIQAGTYTLNPDMWVIPTLPSLLSWLSSGDYKVDAKLINKDSGEIIACYNTQITFAHKCSGFGCIFG, from the exons ATGGAGAAGGTATGCTGTTTGTTGCTTTTGGCCATTACTGGATGTCTTTCAGCGAATTTAAAATACACTGATTGCA ACAGTAACCAAGCATTACTACATGTCGATTCTGTGAGTTTAAATCCATACCCACCACAAATACCCGGCGATCTTAGAGCTTCCGGGCATCTTGTTCTGGGCAGAAATATATCCGGTCATATCGAGCTTCAAGTCAGCATCCATAAGCATGCTATCTTCTGGATCCCTGTTCCTTGTGTTTCAGGCTTCGGTAGTTG TACCTACGACTTCTGCAGTATGCTGAATACAGCTTTCAATGTCAATGGACAAATATCATGCCCTCcacaaatggcaaaacaaaatcTTCCATGCACTTGCCCCATCCAGGCAGGAACTTACACACTGAATCCAGACATGTGGGTAATCCCAACATTGCCCTCCCTTTTGTCTTGGTTATCATCC GGAGATTACAAAGTTGACGCCAAATTGATTAACAAGGATTCAGGGGAGATAATCGCATGTTACAATACTCAGATTACCTTCGCACACAAGTGTTCAGGATTTGGCTGTATTTTCGGATAG
- the LOC139491472 gene encoding ganglioside GM2 activator-like — MDKICCILIMMVIGCLASELVYTDCNKNQHVLHVNSASLSPYPPKVPGNLTVSGQLELGKNISGNIKLDVSIHKKELFLWIRVPCVSGVGSCTYDFCSLLTSNFVSNGKVSCPSEMKAQNLSCTCPIQAGKYTLKPVVIQIPKISGIVSDLMSGKYKVDAKLVNKDSGEQLGCYHVEITLDHSCSGFGCIFG; from the exons ATGGATAAAATTTGTTGTATTTTAATCATGATGGTCATTGGGTGTCTTGCCAGTGAACTAGTATACACAGACTGCA ACAAGAACCAGCACGTGTTGCATGTCAACTCTGCGAGTCTAAGCCCATACCCGCCAAAAGTACCTGGTAATCTGACAGTTTCCGGTCAACTGGAACTTGGGAAAAATATTTCCGGAAACATAAAGCTCGATGTCAGCATTCACAAGAAGGAACTTTTCCTCTGGATCCGTGTCCCTTGTGTATCTGGCGTTGGAAGTTG CACGTATGATTTCTGCAGCTTGTTGACATCAAATTTCGTTAGCAACGGGAAAGTATCATGTCCTTCTGAGATGAAAGCACAAAATCTCTCCTGCACATGCCCAATACAAGCCGGAAAATACACGCTGAAACCAGTCGTTATACAAATTCCAAAAATATCAGGGATAGTTTCGGATCTGATGTCG GGAAAATACAAAGTTGATGCAAAGCTTGTAAACAAAGATTCCGGAGAGCAGCTAGGATGCTACCATGTTGAAATTACTTTAGATCATTCCTGTTCAGGATTTGGATGTATTTTTGGATGA